The genomic DNA CCGGACACGAAATTCAAAACCTGGATATTTATCCCGCAGGAGCTTTAAATATCGTATGGCGTCCTCGCAATGAGAACATCCTGCTCGGGTATAAATATCAACCCGTAACATCTGTTCGACATAGGACTCAACATTTTGCTCGTTCAAACCACGAGAACGATAGGCATTGCAGCCAATCAGTAACGGCGTTGAGTCCGCCGTAATTGAAAAATAGTCCAGAAACCTTTGATACTGCAGCAACTGCTTTTGATCGGCATTGTCCAGATCGACAGCTTGAAGTGTTGTGGCCTTGCGTGATCGTATGCTTTTATTCAGGGAGTTAAATAGCAGCAAATCTGTATTCTGATCACTGTGATAATAGAAAACCAGGACTGCGGTACGTTTGGTTTCCATTTGAGCATGGGCGTGGCGTATCACTAAGCCCGAAGAAGTTGTCATCAGAAATGCCACAATGGCCATCAATATGAAATATCTCCAACGTGCTACAGTATTCCACAGCAAGTCACAAGTATGATTGATCAATGTGATTTGGATTGATGTTTGCAACGTAATAATGAATCAACCTTCTATTTCTCTCAGGCGATGGTGATTTCGGAGTCCAGGTAAACGTCCTGAATGCGATTCAAAAGCTCGATACCCTCTTTCAGCGGTCGTTGAAAGGCTTTGCGGCCACTGATCAGCCCCATGCCACCTGCTCTTTTGTTAATCACTGCTGTTCGAACCGCCTGAGCAAGGTCTGAATTTCCAGAGGACGCTCCACCGGAGTTGATAAGGCCAGCTCGTCCCATATAACAATTGGCCACTTGATATCGACACAGATCGATCGGGTGATCAGAAGATAATTGCTCGTAGACGAGATCATTGGTTTTGCCAAATTGTATGGCTCGATAGCCTCCGTTGTTTGTGGCTTGTTTTTGCTTGATGATGTCCGCTTGAAGCGTAACTCCCAAATGGTTGGCCTGCCCAGTCAAATCGGCCGAGACATGATAGTCCTGATCAGTTTTGAAGGCTGGATTCCGTAGATAACACCACAAAAAACAGGCCAGGCCAAGTTCATGAGCCGTCTCAAATGCCAGGCTGACTTCTTCAATTTGACGGCGGGATTCGGGAGAGCCAAAGTAAATTGTAGCTCCGACGGCCACCGCACCCAGATCGTATGCTCTCTTCACAGAGGCGAACATCCGCTGATCATAAGAGTTTGGATAAGTAAGAAGTTCATTGTGATTTAATTTGACCAGAAACGGAATTCGATGCGCGTATTTTCGGGAGACTGCACCGAGAACTCCAACTGTGGATGCGACGGCATTGCATCCTCCTTCGATGGCGAGTCTTACTATGTTTTCCGGATCGAAATAATCAGGATTGACGGCAAAGGAGGCGCCGGCAGAATGTTCGACTCCTTGATCCACCGGCAATATCGACATGTACCCCGTCTGACTCAATCGGCCGTGAGCAAAGAGCGTTTCCAAGCTCCTGAGGACTCTCGAGTTTCTATCAGAATTTGCACATACTCGAGAAACGAAATCTGGCCCCGGAAGAGTCAGCCGTGATTTATCAATGGTTTGGCACTGGTGGTCCAGTAGAGATCCGCTTTCTTCCCCAAGAAGTTCAAGGATGGAATTCATGAGTCACTGCTCCTTTATAAAACCGACCGATGGCGACACTCTGATCAGGCATCTCGTCTGCGGGAAAAGTCATCCATGGGATTTTGTGAGAGATCGCGTAGACGGCTAATCGATTCAAGAGATCTTCATCATCGTCTCGTCTCTCAGAATGCTGTTCAATTACTCCTGTTGACTGGCTGTATAAACCCCAGACTTGAGTATCTTCGGCAAGACAAATCGATTCCAGTCGGCCAGTAAATAACTCTTCAAATATCACTTCAAGATCACTGGAAATATCAGGTAGTTCATGCCGTGTCAGAAAATCATCCAGGAACTTTTGACGTCGACCTGCAACAATTTCACTGATGAATGATAACGAATCGTATTGGAGATCTTCTACCGATTTCTGATCGGGATTACCTGACAGAACTCGACTTGAAAGATCTTGATCGGTAACAACCTTGCTAAATTCAACAGCAATTCGATTTTCAGCAGCGAGGAGAAGAGGACCGTGCTTGTCGGTGAGTTTTGGCTTGATCGCATCAAACACATGCTGGCAAAACTCGTGTAAGCGAATCTTTGAATGAGGGTCATCGGGTTCGGCTTGATGACCATGCAGTATTTCTTTTCCAGAGCCAACTGAGTGACGCTGAAGTCCAGGATCCGATATTTGAGCACGATCGACCGTCATACTCATCTGATCCAGTTCCGGGATCCTGAGTTGCGTTGGTTGACCTTCGCTAACTTGAATAAGACGAACATGATTCTGACTCAGAGCCAAAACCATGTAAGGAATCTGCTCCTGAACGACGGGAAGCAAAGGTCGGAGGTAAAAATGGTCTCCTACAAAGACTAACTCGGGAACAGGGTCGGGGAGCGCATAGTGATGAATCTGCTGATCTGATATCAGAATCACCATTCCTTGAGAACGCTTTTTCCAGACGGTCTTCTCTGCAAATGACATCACCTTATTGATAAACTTCTCAGCTTCTGGCTGCTCGAACCACCAGTTTGCCAGAGTGCTCTCTGCTTGCTTTAACAAATTGCGTAAACGGATTGAGTTCTGCTTCGACTCTCGTCCAGTGATTTCGACTGGAAGATAAACGGAGACGAGTGGTGGAGTATTTTGATTTGCGAATTCGAATAACTCTTTTGTCTTAATGTCACACATTTTCGATCCAGAAGTCCACAGCGAACAACTTCGCTGCCCTCTCTATTGTGAGTGCCTGGCTAATACAAAATAAGCAAATGATAAAGAGTCGGGTGAGTGCACCTGCACACACCCGAAAATTCTGATTAACCTTTGATGGCTACCTTGTGACATTTTGCCTCTTCACATTTCGGCATCGTTACGGTCAGAACGCCATTGTTAAGTTCAGCAACAATTTCCTCCTGAGATACCGAACAGGGAAGATCAATCACGCGGAAGAACGAACGTTGAGAACGTTCGATCCGATGAAACGTTTTATTCTTTTCTTCACTTTCATCCCGATGCTCACCAGAGATGCGGATGCGGTCACCAGTAACATCCAATTGAACATCCTCGGGTTTCAAGCCGGGCAGATCCATTTTCAGCTCCAGTGTATTCTCAGTTTCAGCCAGATCGAATGCAGCGGACTGTGGACCATTTGACCATTCACTTAGCCCCCTCGTCATCTCTCCAAACAGTTCATCCATTTCCTGTCGAATGGCTTGAAACGGATGGCGAATTGCGGGACTCATGTTCCCCGAATTTTTAGAAATCCCAGTACCAGCCATCATTCACCTCCTGGTTGTCTACAACCGTTTATTGTTCCAGAAAAATGATTCCGATTTTCATACTTCTGAAAATCAGTCAATGACGTCATTTTCTATTAATCTACAATGAGTGACTACCAGATATTCAGGTGTTAGTCTGTAGCGACTTTCATGACATAAGCTGCCCTCAGAGATTGCTGAGGAGAGATGCTGAGCCGGGAAACATAGAGCATTTCCCGGGATTCTTATCTATCGTTTGGACACCAAAAAACCTTGTCGTCTTCAGTCTGCTGCAGAAAAAGCGGGCATTCTCGGGATAATACATCGAGACTGGCACGAGCAATCAACATGTATCCTGAGCTCACTCCCACATCCACAAAATCAGCGAGGGAAGATCGCTCGCTGCAGTTTCTGCAAGTTCGATAAGGTGGCTGCAAGTACCGCGTCGATTTCATCTCCTGGCAGATCTTTCAAAAAACAGTGCCCCGTTCGATTGTCTTGCTTGAGGTAACCAATCCTCGGCTTGAAGGCACTGTGTCTCTTACGGCGTTTCTACTGGGCACTGGTCAACAATAGTAGACCGCCCCCGGGAATATGGGCAACGGTCTGACCATCAAAATCATTGCCACGATACAAAAACGGCAGCCAATTCACCGACTGTATAGAGACCATGCAACATCATCTGAACGATTCGCAATCGAACTGGATTGTGCCAGTTTTCAGACATTCTACAGCTCCAGCAAAGTCCTCAAAGGTACCCGGAGGCTATGGAGCTTTATTGTTATTTTTTTCATGGCTTTATTTGCAGTCTGTGTACAATAACTATCCAAATGATGGTTGTGATGAAACGATTTCGAAACTAGATCATTCTTCTTTCTGGTGATGATTCTGATAAGATGGACGGTAAGCAGCAAACTCAGGTACGGAAGAGCTGCTGAAACAACCACGCTCTGACAAACTCAAAGAGCATAGAAAATACATCAACGAGCACCGTCTGGACATGCTTGAAAATTGTAATTGGAAATGGAGTCATCGCCTATGAGTTTGCCGACGATTGAGCCGCAGGAAAATGATGCCATGGTATTGAATCAGGGTGTCGTGGTTTCCGTTCGTGGTAGCGTTGTCGATGTACGGTTCGAAAAGCAATTGCCTCCAATATATTCTGTGCTGCGAGCTGGGGACCAAAGGCAAATTGTTATTGAAGTTCTGGTCCAACGCGATAAGTTTCATGTGCGCGGGATTGCCTTGACGCCGACGCAGGGACTCGCGCGAGGTATGACCGTAGAAGATACGGGCGGCCCATTGCAAGCCCCGGTGGGTAAAGGGTTACTGTCGCGAATGTTTGACGTCTTCGGCAATACGATCGACCGTGAAGGGGAATTAGCCGATGTTCACTTACGTAGCGTCCATCGGGCTCCGCCAGCGTTAGCACAACGTTCGACCAAGTCAGAGATATTTGAAACGGGCATCAAAATCATTGATGTTCTTGTGCCTCTTGAACGGGGTGGTAAAGCTGGTCTATTCGGGGGAGCGGGCGTAGGTAAAACCGTATTGCTAACGGAATTGATTCACAATATGGTAGGGAATCACAAAGGCGCGAGCATATTTTGCGGCATTGGTGAACGCTGTCGCGAAGGCGAGGAACTCTACCGAGATATGAATAAAGCTGGGGTGCTTCCGAACATGGCGATGGTGTTTGGGCAAATGAATGAGCCACCGGGAGCCCGCTTTCGCGTGGGACATGTGGCATTAACCATGGCTGAATATTTCCGTGACGACGAGCATCGCGATGTGCTGCTGCTTATCGACAATATCTTTCGATTCATCCAGGCTGGCATGGAGGTGTCTGGCTTGATGGGGCAGATGCCATCGCGACTGGGGTATCAACCGACCATGGGCACGGAACTCTCAGGTTTGGAAGAACGCATTGCGAACACCGACACCGGAGCCATCACATCGATTCAGGCAGTCTATGTGCCAGCGGACGATTTCACTGATCCTGCAGCGGTACATACATTTTCTCATCTTTCGGCTTCAATTGTTCTGTCTCGTAAACGGGCCAGCGAAGGGCTCTATCCGGCTATTGATCCACTGCAGTCGAGTTCAAAAATGGCCACGCCGGGAATCGTTGGCCAGCGTCATTACGAACTGGCACAAAAAATTAGACGGACGCTGGCCCAGTACGCCGACCTTAAAGACATCATTGCGATGCTCGGTATGGAGCAACTTTCCCCTCAGGATCGAATGATCGTGGGACGCGCTCGCCGATTAGAACGCTTTCTGACTCAGCCCTTCTTCACAACTGAGCAGTTTACAGGACTCAAAGGCAAACTCGTAAGCCTCAAAGATGCCTTGAACGGTTGTGAAAGAATTCTGCGTGATGAATTTAAAGAGACCAATGAAAGCGATCTTTATATGATTGGAACGATTGACGAAGCCACCAGGAAGTCGAAGTTAAAGACAAATCCTCAGAAAACGGAGGAACACGCCAATGACGTTCATGCATCTTAAAGTGTTGCTACCGTTTCAGGTCTTTGCAGAGAAGACCGACGTCTCCCGCATTGTTGCAGAATCACGAGAAGGTTCGTTTGGCTTGCTGCCGCATCGACTGGACTGTGTCATGTCTCTCTCTCCAGGAATTTTCATGTACGAAAATGAGACGGAAGGAGAGGTTTACATCGCCATTGACGAAGGTATGCTCGTCAAATCCGGTCAGGAAGTGCTCGTCTCCGTTAGAAATGCAATTGGTGGTACAGATCTGAACCAGTTACGCGCAGCTGTTGAAAGAGAGTTTCTGACACTGGATGAACAGGAGCAAAGTATTCGCTCCACAATGACAAAATTGGAGACGGGTATTGTCCGTAGTCTTTCGGAGCTTCATCATGACTGATAAGCCGAAAGCGATTGACAATAAGAAACAAACGGCTTTTAGCCGGGAAGTCGGCGCAAAGCTGACACGAAAACTTAAGGCTCAACGTCACAACAATTATGGGGTTTGGTTTGGTTTGGGAATGATGGGGCTGATTGGCTGGTCGGTCGTAATTCCCACATTACTGGGAGTTGTTATCGGAATTTGGCTGGACAAACACTTTGGAGCACGGCACTCGTGGACGCTAACGCTGATGATCATTGGTTTGACAATCGGTTGCTGGAGTGCCTGGCAATGGGTCTTTAAGGAAGATAAAGCGATGCGAGACGAACAGGAGGATCGAGATGAATGAGGCGTTCATTCTGATTCCAGCTTGGTTAGCAGGAACCATACTGGGAACGATATTCTTTGGGGGACTCCGATGGACCATTCAGAAAGGAATCATCTCCCCATATCCGGTGCGGTGGTTTCTTGGAAGTCTTCTGCTGCGAATGAGTGTGACCTTGCTGGGATTCTACTTTGTCTCAGGCTTTCACTGGGAGCGACTGATGGCATGCCTGATAGGTTTTATCATGGCACGCATGGTCGTAATGCGGCAGACGTTCAGTTCCGTTGAAAATCCAACTCTCAACGTGCAGGAGGCCAACCATGCGTCTCAGCCCTGACGAACTGATTTTCTGGCAATTCGGATTTTTCAAAATCAATGCGACCATCGTATTCACTTGGGCAACCATGCTATTGCTGATCGTTGCCTCGAAACTGATCACGCGCAAGCTTTCTACTGACTTGCATCGCACTCGTTGGCAGAATCTGCTTGAAATCATCGTCTGCGGCATCGAAAAGCAAATCGCAGATGTGGGGCTGAGTCATCCTCTGAAGTATCTTAGCTTTCTGGGCACACTATTTTTATTCCTGGCCACAGCCAGTCTCTGCACAATTTTCCCTGGCTATGAACCGCCGACGGGCTCATTATCGACAACCGTAGCCTTGGCACTTTGCGTGTTTGTGGCGGTGCCGATGTTCGGAATCGAAGCTCATGGTTTGGGAGACTACCTGAAGTCTTACATTGAACCGACAGTCATTATGCTTCCGTTCAATATCATCAGTGAATTATCAAGAACATTGGCATTGGCCGTTCGATTATTTGGCAACATGATGAGTGGAGCGATGATCATTGCTATATTGCTCACGATTACTCCGCTCATTTTTCCAATCTTCATGACGGCACTCGGCTTGCTCACCGGAATGGTGCAGGCCTATATCTTCACGATCCTGGCTGCTGTTTATATTGCCGCTGCGACACGAATTCGTCAGCCCAATTCTAAATCCGATGGGGCCCTCTAACTTTACCTCTCCAATAAAAGGAAAAATACATGGACAGTATGACAATCATCGCGGTGACATCGATTGCCATTGCCGGGATTACCACCAGTTTCGGCTGTATGGGGCCTGCCTTCGCAGAGGGAAAGGCGGTCGCAACTGCCCTGAGCGCACTGGCTCAGCAGCCCGACGCCTCAGCTACAATCACCAGAACGCTATTTGTCGGTCTGGCGATGATCGAATCGACGGCCATTTATTGCTTTGTAGTTTCTATGATTCTCATTTTCGCCAATCCGTTCTGGAACCAGGCCATCTCCCAAGCGGCAGGAAAGTAAGCAATGCTTATTGATTGGTTCACCGTACTTGCACAGGCGATTAACTTCCTGATTCTGGTGTGGTTGATGAAACGATTTCTCTATCGCCCCATCCTGCATGCAATTGATGAGCGGGAAAAGAAGATTGCAGCAGAACTCGCAGATGCTGATGCAAAGAAAGCCGAAGCCCGAAAAGAACGCAATGATTTCGAACGGAAAAATGCAGAGTTCGATCAGCAGAAATCGGAACTGATCAGCCAGGCTACGGAGGACGCGAAAGCAGAACGCCAACGACTGATTGAGCAAGCGCGTCAGGCAGCCGATTCCTTCACTATTAAACGACAGGAATCGTTGAGAATTGACGCTCGTAACCTCAACAACGCCTTCATTCAACGGACTCAGCAGGAAGTCTTTTCCATCGCACGTAAAGCATTGATTGATCTTGCTGGCGTAAGTCTGGAAGAGCGAATGTGTGAGACATTCACAGACCGCCTGCGAGACATCGACGGTATGACAAAAGCCAGACTGACTGAGGCACTCAAGTCGTCATCGGATCCTGCTATCGTACGGAGTGCGTTTCAATTGTCTGAGAGTCAACGTCAGAAAATCCAACAGACATTCAATGAAATTATCGCAAAGGAGATTCTCGTCCGCTTTGAAACGACTCCAGATGTCATCTGCGGCATTGAGCTGACCATCAACGGACAAAAAATAGCATGGAGTCTTGCCGATTATTTAAGCTCGCTCGAAGAGAATGTTGACCAAATACTCAATAACAAACAGATGATAACTCCCGGCGCTGAGTCAAATTCTAAAGATACGCACCTCGCGGAGAGTCACTCATGAGTGAGCAACCGGAAAGCTTAAACGATCTACTCGACACTGCCTGGGCAGGGATCCATCAGGCTCAATCCGCCCTGAAACCCCGATTAATACCGCGAGAAGTCGGTACTATTACCAGTCTGAGTACAGGAATCGCCAAGGTTTCAGGCTTGCCTAATGTTGGCTTTGAAGAACTGGTTAAGTTTCCGGGCGATGTGTTAGGCATTGCATTCAACGTGGATGAGGATGAAATCGGTGTCGTGTTACTTGGCGACTATTGGCAACTTCAGGCAGGTGATGAAGTGCGGCGCACCGGACGTGTGATGGACGTGGCTGTAGGGAACGGATTACTCGGGCGGGTGATCGATCCGCTTGGGCGACCAATCGATGGCAAGGGGCTGGTCTCCACGGAAACACGTCTTCCTACAGAACGTGCTTCACCCCCAATTATGGATCGTGCTCCCGTAACGGTGCCGCTTCATACTGGTCTCAAAGTTATCGATGCACTCATTCCCATTGGACGTGGTCAACGGGAGTTGATTCTCGGTGATCGCCAGACAGGAAAAACTGCCATTGCATTGGATACCATTCTCAACCAACGGGGGCGAGATGTTGTCTGTGTTTATTGCGCGATTGGACAGCGGGCTTCCTCTGTGGCGAAAGCGGTGGCTGTTTTGCAAGAGAGCGGGGGGCTGGATCACACAGTTGTCGTAGTCTCCGAAGGCGACGATCCTCCCGGACTGGCTTACATTGCACCCTATGCAGCAACCAGTATTGCTGAATATTTCATGGAAGCAGGTCGTGATGTCCTGATTGTTTACGACGACCTGACACAACACGCACGTGCTTATCGTGAGCTCTCTTTGCTCTTGCGGCGTCCCCCCGGTCGGGAAGCCTTTCCCGGTGATATCTTCTATATTCACTCCCGGTTACTGGAGCGATCGACACATCTGTGCGAGAAACGCGGAGGAGGCTCATTAACGGCATTGCCAATCATCGAAACGGAAGCTCAGGACATTTCCGCTTACATCCCAACCAACCTGATTTCCATTACGGATGGGCAAATCTACCTGTCTCCTTCTCTCTTTGAACTGGGAGTGCTGCCCGCTGTCGATGTTGGTAAATCCGTATCACGTGTTGGCGGGAAGGCACAACGGGCAATGTATCGTGCGGTTGCAGGGGATCTTAAACTGGCATACGCCCAGTTCGAAGAATTAGAAACGTTTGCTCGATTCGGCGCCCGTCTGGATGATAACACTCTCAAAGTAATCGAGCATGGTCGACGAATCCGTGAATGTCTCAAGCAGCCCGAATTCACTCCCGTATCAGTGGCTGCCCAAATCGCAATCTTACTCGCCTTGAGCGAGGGGCTTTTTGAGGCCGTGCCACTTAACCAGATGACAGCTGCAGAACAGACCGTTCAGGATTCAGCTGAAAATATTCCGGAAGACATCTGCAAGAGATTCGAAACCGCTCAGAAATTGAATGACGAGGATCGCAAAACGATCATCGAGATTGCTCGACAATCACTTGCAGGATTCAAATCCAATCCAGACCCCAAGCCCACCTCTCCAGCATCGGTTGAGGAGGAACAAACATGAGTGACAGCCTCGCGAGAATTCGCCGTCAGATCACCACCGCCAGCGATTTGCAATCGGTTGTCAGGACGATGAAAGCGATGGCCGCTTCCAGTATCGAGCAATACGAGCAATCCGTGCGAGCATTGACTGACTACTACAGAACTATCGAATTAGGTTTGAGTGCATGTTATCGAAAAAGTAACATGATGACATTGTCAACACCTGGTAATCAACATCCAGAGTCTGGGACCATTTGCGCCATTGTGTTCGGTTCTGACCAGGGTCTGGTAGGCCGATTCAACGATGTTGTGGCCGATCATGCAATTCAGACACTTACGAAGTTTCCCGGCTCACTGGAAGTCTGGGCAGTTGGCGAACGCGTTCACGCAAGATTGTCAGATGCCGGCCTCCCAATGCAGGGACTGTTTAATGTACCAAATACCGTCAAGGCCATCGCGCCGCTGGTCGGTCAGATTCAATTGGAAAGTGTCTCTCAGCAATCTACTGAAGAACCTGCGTGTGTGTATGTCTTTCACAATCGCCCGAATTCTGGGGCATTGTACGAACCAGTCAGTCGGCGGTTGCTCCCTCTGGACACCCAATGGCAGAAAAGTTTGACCAAAGTTTCCTGGCCAACCAAGATTGTTCCAGAAGTGATGGGAAGCGAACTCTCGATATTGCGAGCCCTCATCCACGAGTATTTGTTTATCTCAATGTTTCAAGCATGTGCAGAATCACTGGCGAGTGAGAATGCGAGCCGTCTGGCCTCGATGCAACGTGCAGATCAAAATATCAATCAGTTACTCGAAGAGTTCCACGTCTCCTTCCATCGCCTCCGCCAAAGCAGCATTGATGAGGAACTGTTCGATGTCGTCGCCGGCTTTGATGCCCTTGTTGCATCCAAGGAGCATGTGAAATAGGTTGAGTTTTTCGTTTCTCAACACAACTTGCCCCGACCGCATCTGGCGTTTCACTGACAGACACAGAATGAGATTTACTTCCAAACCGGCGACAATATTCCTGATAAATAAGAAGCGTCGTGACAAACTGCTACTCTCTTGGAAACCACAATACTCACCGTGACATCAACTCAGCTTGACACTGCCGCACATGACCTGGAAGACTCATTACATCGGCTTTCGGAAGACAAGAAAGTAGTTTTCCTGAAACCCTTTCATCTTCTTCTCAGCGACAAATTCGAAACCTTGCTGTTCGATTTCCTGGCGGACTGTCGTTTTATCAGCACGCACATGTTCGAGCAGCCAATCGCGGCTCACTCCGGGGATTTTTTCGAAGTCGACAACAATAAATCGCCCACCCGGCTTGAGTGCAGACAGAATGGTAGCGAGAGTTGATTGTGGGTACTCGAAATGATGATAGACATCGCAGGTGAAAACGAGATCGAGCAACTCAGGTGGTAGATTGATCGCATCTTCATCACAAAGCACGGGAGTCACATTCGTCTGATTATGTTTACGCGCGACTTCACGGAGATGCTCCACGAATGGAACGGCAATTTCTACGGCGAATACCCAGCCTTCGGAGCCAACTTGATCCGCCATTAAAGTTGTGTACAAGCCTGTTCCCGCACCAACATCGGCCACCCGCATGCCCGGTTGGAGCTCCAGTGCAGCCAGCACCTCGTTACGAGCCGTGAAAACCTCACGACTTTCTACCTCGAATCGTTCAACCCATTCCTCAACCTTCAAATTTGGGTTTAGGAAATTCTCATTAATTCCTGGCTTCACACTCTTAGTGGGCAGTGACTTTGCATCCGTCGGTTGTTCTTGCCCGACGGAAATCTCCAACTCAGATAATAAACAGAACGCGACAATGCCTACCACCAACCAGCGGGCAAAACCAAACCTTTCCCATGCACTCATCGAATACTCTCCCTATCGGCTTGCACTAGTTCACATATCAATCCAATGAAGTTATGACGTATCTTCAATTCAAATCACCTTACATGATATCTCTTAGCAAGTTGTGCTACCACTTAATTGGGAAGTCTTTTCTGTTAGGCTTATCTGCCAAAACCATGGGAAATTGAACAGTTCTGGGGCCTTCGATCAAGCCGGATTCAAAGACTGTCAGATCGAAGACCACTAAAGGTTCGATCGGAACACTGATTTCGCGAGGCGCGAAGATCTGGTCGCGATTGTGAGTTAAAATTCAAATAGGAATGAAAAATAATGGGACTGAAATCCGGGACCGATAGGGGATGACTTATTTATTAATACAATATCCCCTGAGGCTTTTTCTTGCCCAATTTGACAGATGTGTGTAATTTGAATTCCATCAGCCACTCCCGAAAAAACGCTCTGTACATCCTATGTTGCCCAAGATCCCGGGTTGGTATAAAAATACAGTGATAAGAACGCTTGGTCTGTTTCTCCGATTTGATTAAACGCATTAAAGCACTACACTTCTAGCTGATTTAGGTCGCTGGGGTGGGGCAAATGGATGTGAAAAGGGTGAT from Rubinisphaera italica includes the following:
- a CDS encoding alternate F1F0 ATPase, F1 subunit alpha: MSEQPESLNDLLDTAWAGIHQAQSALKPRLIPREVGTITSLSTGIAKVSGLPNVGFEELVKFPGDVLGIAFNVDEDEIGVVLLGDYWQLQAGDEVRRTGRVMDVAVGNGLLGRVIDPLGRPIDGKGLVSTETRLPTERASPPIMDRAPVTVPLHTGLKVIDALIPIGRGQRELILGDRQTGKTAIALDTILNQRGRDVVCVYCAIGQRASSVAKAVAVLQESGGLDHTVVVVSEGDDPPGLAYIAPYAATSIAEYFMEAGRDVLIVYDDLTQHARAYRELSLLLRRPPGREAFPGDIFYIHSRLLERSTHLCEKRGGGSLTALPIIETEAQDISAYIPTNLISITDGQIYLSPSLFELGVLPAVDVGKSVSRVGGKAQRAMYRAVAGDLKLAYAQFEELETFARFGARLDDNTLKVIEHGRRIRECLKQPEFTPVSVAAQIAILLALSEGLFEAVPLNQMTAAEQTVQDSAENIPEDICKRFETAQKLNDEDRKTIIEIARQSLAGFKSNPDPKPTSPASVEEEQT
- a CDS encoding F0F1 ATP synthase subunit gamma → MSDSLARIRRQITTASDLQSVVRTMKAMAASSIEQYEQSVRALTDYYRTIELGLSACYRKSNMMTLSTPGNQHPESGTICAIVFGSDQGLVGRFNDVVADHAIQTLTKFPGSLEVWAVGERVHARLSDAGLPMQGLFNVPNTVKAIAPLVGQIQLESVSQQSTEEPACVYVFHNRPNSGALYEPVSRRLLPLDTQWQKSLTKVSWPTKIVPEVMGSELSILRALIHEYLFISMFQACAESLASENASRLASMQRADQNINQLLEEFHVSFHRLRQSSIDEELFDVVAGFDALVASKEHVK
- a CDS encoding class I SAM-dependent methyltransferase yields the protein MSAWERFGFARWLVVGIVAFCLLSELEISVGQEQPTDAKSLPTKSVKPGINENFLNPNLKVEEWVERFEVESREVFTARNEVLAALELQPGMRVADVGAGTGLYTTLMADQVGSEGWVFAVEIAVPFVEHLREVARKHNQTNVTPVLCDEDAINLPPELLDLVFTCDVYHHFEYPQSTLATILSALKPGGRFIVVDFEKIPGVSRDWLLEHVRADKTTVRQEIEQQGFEFVAEKKMKGFQENYFLVFRKPM